One stretch of Cydia pomonella isolate Wapato2018A chromosome 24, ilCydPomo1, whole genome shotgun sequence DNA includes these proteins:
- the LOC133531171 gene encoding uncharacterized protein LOC133531171, with product MATRICWREAKHAVKWNDVIRLISVMPWLGKCCFTFSLRSGSIVIAILTILVPLLVYMVQKYDGFGGWRAVVIYTNVGIPAICSVLFLIFGIAQDMEWAKNTYAKILGIKIITDLIACAVLLIKIQGPAPGKLEPVGPWYNLIAIPISLTLYNLYCFLIVYDYSNCNEFYCE from the exons ATGGCTACTCGTATATGTTGGAGAGAAGCGAAACATGCGGTCAAATGGAATGACGTGATTCGTTTGATTTCAGTCATGCCGTGGCTGGGGAAATGCTGTTTCACGTTCAGTTTGCGGAGCGGCAGTATTGTAATCGCGATCTTAACAATCCTAGTGCCGTTATTGGTCTACATGGTTCAAAAGTACGACGGATTTG GAGGCTGGCGGGCTGTTGTTATATACACGAATGTTGGGATTCCAGCAATCTGCAGCGTACTTTTTCTCATTTTTGGAATTGCTCAG GATATGGAATGGGCGAAAAATACATACGCAAAAATACTTGGGATAAAAATCATCACTGATTTAATAGCTTGCGCAGTactgttaattaaaatacagGGTCCTGCCCCCGGTAAATTAGAACCGGTTGGTCCCTGGTATAACTTAATAGCTATCCCAATTTCATTGACAC tttATAACCTCTACTGTTTTTTGATTGTGTACGATTATTCCAACTGCAATGAATTTTATTGCGAATAA
- the LOC133531136 gene encoding uncharacterized protein LOC133531136: MRTALLLFALALGQGWIKCNLFDPKNGMNTHDSILRRHSKLSFVKNTDSSRKRELQNKEKQLIAFFKHALHQEHIMSEPKMKKTKLRFSLAGFAKGIQFVADVVTIVSSDFWKWIRTVK; encoded by the exons ATGCGAACTGCCCTCCTGCTCTTTGCTTTGGCCCTCGGGCAAGGGTGGATCAAATGCAACCTCTTCGATCCTAAG AACGGCATGAACACACACGACAGTATTCTAAGAAGACATAGCAAATTAtcatttgtaaaaaatacaGATAGCAGCCGTAAAAGGGaattacaaaataaagaaaAGCAGCTTATTGCCTTTTTTAAACATGCCTTACACCAAGAACATATAATGTCAGaaccaaaaatgaaaaaaactaaattaagatTCAGTTTAGCTGGATTTGCGAAAGGAATTCAG TTTGTAGCCGACGTGGTCACTATTGTATCG TCGGACTTCTGGAAGTGGATACGTACTGTCAAATAA